TATTTTCATACTGGAAGCTTTAAGAATGTGTACAAGCAGATTATAAAATATTCTAAGTCTGAGGTATGTTTTAATTGTGAAGGTGGAACACAAATAAGAATAAGTGGAGAGGTAACTGAGGTTAGTGATGATAATTTGAGGGATGAAATTATAAAGCATCCTAGTAGAGGATTTTTAAGAGAGTGGATAGATACAGGTAAATTTAATTACAGAGAGTTTATTGTATTTAAGCTTGTATATAATG
The Clostridium cylindrosporum DSM 605 DNA segment above includes these coding regions:
- a CDS encoding pyridoxamine 5'-phosphate oxidase family protein, whose protein sequence is MNKKDVISLINKNPIFYLATLEDSYPRVRGMLLYKADETGIYFHTGSFKNVYKQIIKYSKSEVCFNCEGGTQIRISGEVTEVSDDNLRDEIIKHPSRGFLREWIDTGKFNYREFIVFKLVYNEATVWRMEKNFQESEIINMS